In one Deinococcus sp. QL22 genomic region, the following are encoded:
- a CDS encoding transposase yields the protein MAGLLVEDTVVCGQPMNVVLTYTRDGEALIIASNVGAVTTIQTRYQRRFLIECLFRALKSKGFQLEGTPMTLHDHVERLLCLLTLTYTWCVLVGITLECPKKAHGRRAWSVVKMGLRELVRSFSRESARLCDLIDLLMPSHTNSPENVCMSKIR from the coding sequence ATGGCCGGTCTGCTGGTCGAGGACACGGTGGTCTGCGGGCAACCGATGAACGTTGTCCTGACGTACACGCGAGACGGCGAGGCGCTGATCATTGCCAGTAACGTCGGAGCGGTGACGACGATCCAGACGCGATATCAGCGGAGATTCTTGATTGAATGTCTCTTCAGGGCGCTGAAAAGCAAGGGCTTCCAACTGGAGGGAACACCTATGACGCTCCACGATCACGTGGAGCGCCTGCTGTGCCTGTTGACGCTGACCTACACGTGGTGCGTGCTCGTCGGGATCACTCTGGAATGTCCGAAAAAGGCACATGGTCGCCGGGCATGGAGCGTGGTGAAGATGGGTTTGCGGGAACTGGTGCGGTCGTTCAGCCGGGAGTCAGCACGCCTGTGCGACTTGATTGACCTGTTGATGCCGTCCCACACGAACTCCCCGGAAAATGTCTGTATGTCAAAAATAAGGTGA